Proteins encoded within one genomic window of Epinephelus lanceolatus isolate andai-2023 chromosome 9, ASM4190304v1, whole genome shotgun sequence:
- the sncaip gene encoding synphilin-1 isoform X1 has product MEAPEYLDLDEIDFSDDSVYSVTSLKSIPELSRRSDGQAEERPAPAINWSRSVSSHSGGGIKPTGLAEVHSKFRPVKRVSPLKHQPETTDSDSDGKVQGPGQGEPGEASKDDPSSDKQTHASTSSEGPGGKVKGVGGGSVGVVGGNNPQALFGELEHYDLDMDEILDVPYIKSSQQMSTLPRVPHDKRSVTGNNMGGGTLERTRGGGLKSSALPHNEPLSLSSSSSQTQYCVLSPVKWSDLRKSKSMDPDLHHLHRSPAGGGYQSELLSSGLLSCSSSLSSFSDADKLLSARVYPDSQSQRPGVEPPGGPGMMFPLPGCSVGRQDSSKSWAPGPGGGGGGGGGSGGPRGFGGGGGAGGEVDEETKKNQNIINIVREGQISLLPHLAADNLELIRDEDGNNLLHISACQGHADCLQHLTSLMGEDGLNERNNQQLTPAGLGVKNGHLECVRWMVSETEAIAELSCTREHPSLIHYAARYGQEKVLLWLLQFMQEQAISLDEVDQNGNTAVHVAAQYGHLTCIQTLVEYGSNVTVQNQQGERPSQSAERQGHTTCARYLVVVETCMSLASQVVKLTKQLNEQATERMTLQKQLQRLMDPNKADGTPSRSPSSHQPSVEAWPEMMLTAEVTPGDGWLVRQGGVGPDSVLRQLLGKDMSDTLCPRERLPPAGGPGATGPRRTGLVERRELKLARLRQIMQRSLSESDSDGYPPEEGKNQGAAAVSTLRPDRPSHLPIAEEEPVSNHLNLMMKKHLPSSSSSSTADRKLAFSVSGSKSVDSMGYNPSPTSSDPEAVDGKTPDASSDFHDGANGQKVATSPKSALKSPSSRRKTSQNLKLRVTFDEQVHKSSNQEAEQTKGHHGKERTPTGSSESKRPFGAFRSIMETLSGNTNHNNNSGGQSGSTCQNSPGRKSESKGSPGGGGARGKSKTSNV; this is encoded by the exons ATGGAGGCTCCTGAATACCTGGACCTTGATGAGATCGACTTCTCTGATGATTCAGTG TATTCTGTGACGTCTCTGAAGAGCATCCCAGAGTTGTCCAGGAGGAGTGATGGCCAGGCCGAGGAGAGACCGG CTCCAGCCATCAACTGGAGTCGCAGTGTTTCCTCCCACAGCGGCGGCGGTATCAAACCCACGGGGCTCGCTGAGGTCCACAGTAAGTTCCGGCCGGTGAAGAGGGTCTCCCCTCTCAAACACCAACCAGAGACCACCGACTCCGACTCTGACGGTAAAGTCCAGGGGCCGGGGCAGGGGGAGCCGGGGGAGGCCAGTAAGGATGACCCCAGCTCTGACAAACAGACTCATGCCTCCACCTCCTCTGAGGGGCCGGGAGGGAAGGTGAAGGGCGTTGGCGGTGGCAGCGTTGGGGTCGTCGGAGGGAACAACCCCCAGGCTTTGTTCGGGGAGCTGGAGCACTACGACCTGGACATGGACGAGATCCTGGACGTGCCTTATATCAAGTCCAGTCAGCAGATGTCCACACTGCCTCGCGTCCCCCACGACAAGCGCTCGGTGACGGGGAACAACATGGGCGGAGGCACCCTGGAGAGGACCAGAGGAGGAGGGCTGAAGAGCTCCGCTTTACCCCATAACGAGCCTCTGagcctgagcagcagcagctcacagaCTCAG TACTGTGTTCTGTCTCCGGTGAAGTGGTCCGACCTGAGGAAGTCCAAGTCCATGGATCCagacctccaccacctccaccgcTCCCCGGCTGGAGGAGGCTACCAGTCGGAGCTGCTGTCCTCTGGACTCctcagctgctcctcctccctctcttctttctctgaTGCAG ACAAGCTTCTGTCAGCGCGGGTCTACCCCGACTCCCAGAGCCAGAGGCCGGGCGTGGAGCCTCCAGGGGGCCCGGGGATGATGTTCCCCCTGCCAGGGTGCAGCGTGGGCAGGCAGGACTCCTCCAAGTCCTGGGCTCCTGGACCagggggaggtggaggtggaggcggaggcAGCGGTGGGCCGAGGGGGTtcggaggaggtggaggagcaggaggggaggtggacgAGGAGACCAAGAAGAACCAGAACATCATCAACATCGTCAGAGAGGGACAGATCTCTTTGTTG cctcACCTGGCGGCAGACAACCTGGAGCTGATCAGAGACGAGGACGGGAACAACCTTCTGCACATCTCGGCCTGTCAGGGTCACGCTGACTGTCTGCAGCACCTCACCTCTCTGATGGGGGAGGACGGCCTCAACGAACGCAACAACCAGCAGCTCACCCCGGCTGGACTGGGagtcaag aacGGTCATCTGGAGTGTGTGAGGTGGATGGTGAGTGAGACGGAGGCCATCGCAGAGCTGAGCTGCACCAGAGAACATCCCAGTCTGATCCACTACGCTGCTCGCTATGGACAG gAGAAGGTGCTGCTGTGGTTGCTTCAGTTCATGCAGGAGCAGGCGATCTCTCTGGACGAAGTCGACCAGAATGGAAACACTGCCGTCCACGTGGCGGCTCAGTACGGACACCTCACATGTATACAG ACTCTGGTGGAGTACGGCTCCAATGTGACGGTGCAGAACCAGCAGGGGGAGCGGCCGTCGCAGAGTGCCGAGCGACAGGGACACACCACTTGTGCTCGGTACCTGGTCGTCGTGGAGACCTGCATGTCGTTGGCCTCGCAGGTTGTCAAACTCACTAAACAGCTCAATGA GCAGGCAACAGAGAGGATGACTCTACAGAAACAACTGCAGAGACTGATGGACCCCAACAAGGCAGATGGGACACCGTCCAGATCGCCCAg CTCCCATCAGCCCTCAGTGGAGGCGTGGCCAGAGATGATGTTGACAGCGGAGGTGACTCCAGGGGACGGTTGGTTGGTCCGTCAGGGAGGGGTGGGTCCAGATTCGGTGCTGCGGCAGCTGCTGGGGAAGGACATGTCGGATACGCTGTGTCCCAGGGAGAGGCTGCCCCCGGCGGGCGGCCCCGGGGCCACTGGGCCCCGCAGGACGGGGCTGGTGGAGAGGAGAGAGCTCAAACTGGCGAGACTCAGACAGATCATGCAGCGCTCTCTGAGTGAATCCGATTCGGACGGTTATCCACCGGAGGAGGGTAAGAATCAAGGAGCGGCGGCCGTGAGCACACTGCGACCTGATAGGCCGTCCCATCTGCCAATCGCAGAGGAGGAGCCAGTGTCAAACCACCTTAATCTGATGATGAAGAAGCACctgccttcctcctcctcctcttccacagCTGACAGGAAGCTGGCGTTTTCAGTCAGTGGGTCAAAGTCGGTAGACAGCATGGGTTACAACCCCTCCCCCACCTCCAGCGACCCCGAGGCGGTGGACGGTAAAACACCAGACGCTTCCAGTGACTTCCACGACGGCGCCAACGGCCAGAAAGTTGCCACCAGCCCCAAGAGCGCCCTGAAGTCGCCCTCGTCTCGCAGGAAGACGTCTCAGAACCTCAAACTGAGAGTCACCTTTGACGAGCAAGTTCACAAGAGCTCCAATCAGGAGGCGGAGCAGACCAAAGGGCATCATGGGAAGGAGAGGACTCCTACAGGAAGCTCTGAAAGCAAGCGGCCGTTCGGGGCGTTCCGCTCCATCATGGAGACGCTGAGCGGAAACacaaaccacaacaacaacagtggtgGTCAGTCAGGCTCCACCTGTCAGAACTCACCTGGCAGGAAGTCAGAGAGTAAAGGCAGCCCAGGAGGAGGCGGGGCCAGAGGCAAGAGCAAAACCAGTAACGTTTAA
- the sncaip gene encoding synphilin-1 isoform X2, whose translation MEAPEYLDLDEIDFSDDSVYSVTSLKSIPELSRRSDGQAEERPAPAINWSRSVSSHSGGGIKPTGLAEVHSKFRPVKRVSPLKHQPETTDSDSDGKVQGPGQGEPGEASKDDPSSDKQTHASTSSEGPGGKVKGVGGGSVGVVGGNNPQALFGELEHYDLDMDEILDVPYIKSSQQMSTLPRVPHDKRSVTGNNMGGGTLERTRGGGLKSSALPHNEPLSLSSSSSQTQWSDLRKSKSMDPDLHHLHRSPAGGGYQSELLSSGLLSCSSSLSSFSDADKLLSARVYPDSQSQRPGVEPPGGPGMMFPLPGCSVGRQDSSKSWAPGPGGGGGGGGGSGGPRGFGGGGGAGGEVDEETKKNQNIINIVREGQISLLPHLAADNLELIRDEDGNNLLHISACQGHADCLQHLTSLMGEDGLNERNNQQLTPAGLGVKNGHLECVRWMVSETEAIAELSCTREHPSLIHYAARYGQEKVLLWLLQFMQEQAISLDEVDQNGNTAVHVAAQYGHLTCIQTLVEYGSNVTVQNQQGERPSQSAERQGHTTCARYLVVVETCMSLASQVVKLTKQLNEQATERMTLQKQLQRLMDPNKADGTPSRSPSSHQPSVEAWPEMMLTAEVTPGDGWLVRQGGVGPDSVLRQLLGKDMSDTLCPRERLPPAGGPGATGPRRTGLVERRELKLARLRQIMQRSLSESDSDGYPPEEGKNQGAAAVSTLRPDRPSHLPIAEEEPVSNHLNLMMKKHLPSSSSSSTADRKLAFSVSGSKSVDSMGYNPSPTSSDPEAVDGKTPDASSDFHDGANGQKVATSPKSALKSPSSRRKTSQNLKLRVTFDEQVHKSSNQEAEQTKGHHGKERTPTGSSESKRPFGAFRSIMETLSGNTNHNNNSGGQSGSTCQNSPGRKSESKGSPGGGGARGKSKTSNV comes from the exons ATGGAGGCTCCTGAATACCTGGACCTTGATGAGATCGACTTCTCTGATGATTCAGTG TATTCTGTGACGTCTCTGAAGAGCATCCCAGAGTTGTCCAGGAGGAGTGATGGCCAGGCCGAGGAGAGACCGG CTCCAGCCATCAACTGGAGTCGCAGTGTTTCCTCCCACAGCGGCGGCGGTATCAAACCCACGGGGCTCGCTGAGGTCCACAGTAAGTTCCGGCCGGTGAAGAGGGTCTCCCCTCTCAAACACCAACCAGAGACCACCGACTCCGACTCTGACGGTAAAGTCCAGGGGCCGGGGCAGGGGGAGCCGGGGGAGGCCAGTAAGGATGACCCCAGCTCTGACAAACAGACTCATGCCTCCACCTCCTCTGAGGGGCCGGGAGGGAAGGTGAAGGGCGTTGGCGGTGGCAGCGTTGGGGTCGTCGGAGGGAACAACCCCCAGGCTTTGTTCGGGGAGCTGGAGCACTACGACCTGGACATGGACGAGATCCTGGACGTGCCTTATATCAAGTCCAGTCAGCAGATGTCCACACTGCCTCGCGTCCCCCACGACAAGCGCTCGGTGACGGGGAACAACATGGGCGGAGGCACCCTGGAGAGGACCAGAGGAGGAGGGCTGAAGAGCTCCGCTTTACCCCATAACGAGCCTCTGagcctgagcagcagcagctcacagaCTCAG TGGTCCGACCTGAGGAAGTCCAAGTCCATGGATCCagacctccaccacctccaccgcTCCCCGGCTGGAGGAGGCTACCAGTCGGAGCTGCTGTCCTCTGGACTCctcagctgctcctcctccctctcttctttctctgaTGCAG ACAAGCTTCTGTCAGCGCGGGTCTACCCCGACTCCCAGAGCCAGAGGCCGGGCGTGGAGCCTCCAGGGGGCCCGGGGATGATGTTCCCCCTGCCAGGGTGCAGCGTGGGCAGGCAGGACTCCTCCAAGTCCTGGGCTCCTGGACCagggggaggtggaggtggaggcggaggcAGCGGTGGGCCGAGGGGGTtcggaggaggtggaggagcaggaggggaggtggacgAGGAGACCAAGAAGAACCAGAACATCATCAACATCGTCAGAGAGGGACAGATCTCTTTGTTG cctcACCTGGCGGCAGACAACCTGGAGCTGATCAGAGACGAGGACGGGAACAACCTTCTGCACATCTCGGCCTGTCAGGGTCACGCTGACTGTCTGCAGCACCTCACCTCTCTGATGGGGGAGGACGGCCTCAACGAACGCAACAACCAGCAGCTCACCCCGGCTGGACTGGGagtcaag aacGGTCATCTGGAGTGTGTGAGGTGGATGGTGAGTGAGACGGAGGCCATCGCAGAGCTGAGCTGCACCAGAGAACATCCCAGTCTGATCCACTACGCTGCTCGCTATGGACAG gAGAAGGTGCTGCTGTGGTTGCTTCAGTTCATGCAGGAGCAGGCGATCTCTCTGGACGAAGTCGACCAGAATGGAAACACTGCCGTCCACGTGGCGGCTCAGTACGGACACCTCACATGTATACAG ACTCTGGTGGAGTACGGCTCCAATGTGACGGTGCAGAACCAGCAGGGGGAGCGGCCGTCGCAGAGTGCCGAGCGACAGGGACACACCACTTGTGCTCGGTACCTGGTCGTCGTGGAGACCTGCATGTCGTTGGCCTCGCAGGTTGTCAAACTCACTAAACAGCTCAATGA GCAGGCAACAGAGAGGATGACTCTACAGAAACAACTGCAGAGACTGATGGACCCCAACAAGGCAGATGGGACACCGTCCAGATCGCCCAg CTCCCATCAGCCCTCAGTGGAGGCGTGGCCAGAGATGATGTTGACAGCGGAGGTGACTCCAGGGGACGGTTGGTTGGTCCGTCAGGGAGGGGTGGGTCCAGATTCGGTGCTGCGGCAGCTGCTGGGGAAGGACATGTCGGATACGCTGTGTCCCAGGGAGAGGCTGCCCCCGGCGGGCGGCCCCGGGGCCACTGGGCCCCGCAGGACGGGGCTGGTGGAGAGGAGAGAGCTCAAACTGGCGAGACTCAGACAGATCATGCAGCGCTCTCTGAGTGAATCCGATTCGGACGGTTATCCACCGGAGGAGGGTAAGAATCAAGGAGCGGCGGCCGTGAGCACACTGCGACCTGATAGGCCGTCCCATCTGCCAATCGCAGAGGAGGAGCCAGTGTCAAACCACCTTAATCTGATGATGAAGAAGCACctgccttcctcctcctcctcttccacagCTGACAGGAAGCTGGCGTTTTCAGTCAGTGGGTCAAAGTCGGTAGACAGCATGGGTTACAACCCCTCCCCCACCTCCAGCGACCCCGAGGCGGTGGACGGTAAAACACCAGACGCTTCCAGTGACTTCCACGACGGCGCCAACGGCCAGAAAGTTGCCACCAGCCCCAAGAGCGCCCTGAAGTCGCCCTCGTCTCGCAGGAAGACGTCTCAGAACCTCAAACTGAGAGTCACCTTTGACGAGCAAGTTCACAAGAGCTCCAATCAGGAGGCGGAGCAGACCAAAGGGCATCATGGGAAGGAGAGGACTCCTACAGGAAGCTCTGAAAGCAAGCGGCCGTTCGGGGCGTTCCGCTCCATCATGGAGACGCTGAGCGGAAACacaaaccacaacaacaacagtggtgGTCAGTCAGGCTCCACCTGTCAGAACTCACCTGGCAGGAAGTCAGAGAGTAAAGGCAGCCCAGGAGGAGGCGGGGCCAGAGGCAAGAGCAAAACCAGTAACGTTTAA